A part of Desulfatiglans sp. genomic DNA contains:
- a CDS encoding pentapeptide repeat-containing protein: IESSKMDYALLGGAYMHGISMNRVDLNFADLSYADLSSAFIRGTKFNNADLQYAVLNDSSLEGIEFKNAKMSNSDLKKADLSGAVLTGAIMNSVDLSGSDLSRVSLRNADLTGAKIEDAKLDGADLTNALLEGATLKNITFNNATLNGALLKNADLKELNLSGIKMSKAQFSGSDFNDVNFSFADLSFAVLSGCDLTLASFQGANLTSTELSGAILEGSILKDSNLKNALLVNAKMNGADLEGADIRGADFSGVDINSIKNFELTKNRDKAKGLNITTPAD, translated from the coding sequence ATATAGAATCATCAAAGATGGATTACGCCCTTCTGGGCGGGGCCTACATGCATGGTATTTCGATGAACAGGGTAGACCTTAACTTCGCGGACCTGAGTTATGCAGATTTAAGCAGCGCCTTTATCAGAGGTACAAAATTTAATAATGCGGATCTCCAGTATGCGGTGCTTAACGATTCAAGTCTTGAAGGGATTGAGTTTAAAAATGCTAAAATGAGTAATTCCGATTTAAAGAAGGCTGATCTTTCAGGCGCTGTTTTAACCGGGGCGATTATGAATTCTGTTGATCTTTCAGGGTCTGATCTGAGCAGGGTCAGTCTAAGAAATGCAGACCTGACCGGGGCAAAGATCGAGGATGCCAAACTGGATGGGGCTGATTTGACAAATGCCCTGTTAGAGGGGGCAACATTAAAAAATATAACCTTTAACAATGCGACCTTAAATGGTGCCCTGCTAAAAAATGCAGATCTGAAAGAATTGAATTTGAGCGGTATTAAAATGAGCAAGGCACAGTTTTCAGGATCAGATTTTAATGATGTGAACTTCAGTTTTGCCGACTTGAGTTTTGCTGTTTTATCAGGGTGCGACCTGACACTAGCAAGTTTTCAGGGCGCAAATTTAACCAGCACAGAGTTGAGCGGGGCAATACTGGAGGGCTCAATTTTAAAAGATAGCAACCTTAAGAATGCTCTACTGGTAAACGCGAAAATGAACGGAGCGGATCTTGAGGGGGCAGATATAAGAGGGGCTGATTTTTCCGGGGTTGATATTAATTCTATCAAAAATTTTGAGCTGACAAAAAACCGTGACAAGGCAAAAGGGCTGAATATTACAACCCCTGCTGATTAA
- a CDS encoding magnesium transporter: MSGNLAHLNTPVINIIRRDMTKLPSNITIQQSLEYIRQKEIGEKIVYFYVVDDDDRLVGVLPTRRLLTAPLDQKVSEIMIAPVVTIPQYATVLDAYEFFLLYKFLAFPVVDEKKALLGVVDIAMFADDTFDIADRENMDRLFEIIGFSVTQMREASPFRAFRFRLPWLLATIASGTVCALLAGIYEMTLAKTLMLAFFLTLVLGLGESVSIQSMTLSIHSLRSKEPDWVWYLKSFYREVGAAVLLGIACGVIVGVISWLWRGEGIAAFAIGASIMLTLCLAVFFGLSIPSLLHKLKLDMRIAAGPLTLALTDISTVLIYFSLANALL, translated from the coding sequence ATGAGCGGAAATCTGGCACATCTGAATACCCCTGTTATCAATATTATACGCAGAGATATGACAAAACTCCCGTCCAATATCACAATCCAGCAATCGCTTGAATACATAAGGCAAAAGGAGATTGGTGAAAAGATAGTCTATTTTTACGTAGTGGATGATGATGACCGCCTGGTGGGGGTATTACCTACAAGGCGACTCCTCACTGCGCCGCTGGATCAAAAGGTATCCGAAATAATGATAGCCCCTGTGGTAACAATCCCTCAATATGCCACGGTGCTTGATGCGTATGAATTTTTTTTACTCTATAAATTCCTTGCGTTTCCGGTGGTGGATGAAAAAAAGGCCCTGCTTGGTGTGGTTGATATAGCAATGTTTGCAGATGATACCTTTGATATAGCTGATCGTGAAAACATGGACAGACTGTTCGAGATAATAGGTTTCAGCGTCACCCAGATGCGTGAGGCATCTCCATTTCGTGCCTTCCGGTTCCGCCTTCCATGGCTTCTTGCCACCATTGCGAGCGGTACAGTGTGTGCCTTACTTGCTGGCATTTACGAGATGACTTTAGCCAAGACTCTTATGCTGGCCTTTTTTCTGACGCTGGTGCTGGGACTGGGTGAAAGTGTAAGCATTCAATCAATGACATTGAGCATTCACAGCCTGCGATCAAAAGAGCCGGATTGGGTATGGTACCTGAAATCCTTTTATCGTGAGGTAGGCGCCGCTGTTTTATTAGGCATTGCATGCGGGGTTATAGTTGGTGTCATTTCCTGGCTCTGGCGTGGTGAAGGGATTGCGGCATTTGCCATTGGCGCAAGCATTATGCTTACGCTCTGCCTTGCTGTTTTTTTTGGCCTGAGTATACCGTCACTATTGCACAAGCTGAAGCTTGATATGAGAATTGCTGCCGGGCCGCTTACTCTGGCATTAACCGATATTTCAACAGTGCTGATCTATTTCAGTCTTGCAAATGCATTGTTGTAA